TCGGGTTCGCCGGTTGAGGGGCCCCTGTTCGATTTTGCCCCGATAGCTAACCAATACCTCCGCACTCACCTGTTTGGTGACATATTCGAACGAGACACCTTGGATTGGAAGACGCGTGAGCTGGCCACAGTGGGAATGCTTTCCGCGCTTGCGGGAGTCGAGCCACAGCTTCAGGCACACATGCGAATCAGCACAAATACAGGAGTTACGATTCCGCAGCTACGCCATCTCTGTCAAACCTTGAGTGACAGTGTGGACACTCAGGCCGGTGATCGAGCCGCAAATGCTCTAGAAAAACACGTGGCAAGCACTGCCGAGGGATGATTAGCCGTGGACAGATGATCAACTGTGGCACGCTCTGGGTAATCAAAAGTGCCCTCCAGCTGAATCTCTTCACTCAGTTTCTGCAGATGAAGGTGATGCTCGCGAGCAACGCTATCAAGCGTTTCCTGATTCAGAAATGCAGGGCGTTGCGAACCATCTTGTGATCAAAGGCCCGAGCCGGCACTTTTTCTGGGGCTGCCCGAATACCACGAGTCATCTTGTTCGACTAATGGTTAAACAGCTGGTGTCAGTGATGAATTTTTAGGTAGCAGAGCGCAACTTTTGCACCTTGCATGTTGGTGACCGATCTCGGAAGGCCGGTTGCTAATGGCCTTTCTCTGTGGGGCCGAGGGCTCGGATCTGATAGTCGGTAACGGTCTGAAAGCGATGCTCAGCCAACAGCCTGAGGCGCTCCAGCTCAGCTCCAACCACCCCTTGAGCCTGGGCCTGATGGTACAGCGTCAGGGCTTCCACGGCCTCCAGATACAGGGGGTGGTCAGGCATGAGCACCTTGATCAGATCTCGTTTTACGAACCAAACGGTGGTTGCTAGCCCTTCGCCTCGATAGTGTTCACGGCTTTTTCACATGCAGTATGGGAGCGTTAGCTATCCCTACGTGTGATAGAAGCTCCTTTGCCCGCCCCCAGCGGGCTTTCTTTTGCCCGCAAACTCTCTTCAGCACGTATGAAGAGCGCACCCATGCCCCCCTATTTGCAGTAGACAGTCCAAAGCTCGTCGACCCGCGTCGTGAAGCTCTGGCTCATCATCTCCCGCCGCATTCCCCAGGTTGGATCAACAGGCACACTGGCCAGACGCATCGTCCCCCTACCCCACCTGCCATTAACCGCATCGAGCACACCCATCAACTTCTCGCTCGCCACTGGCTGAGCAGCTGCGAACAGGTCGCCAGTGATTTCGTTCGGCTGGCTGAGGTCGAGCAGCAGTACTTCAGCCTTGCTATAGCGGAAGCCCTCCCGATAAACCCGCTCCACCCCCTCCTGCGCAGCTTTTGTTAGCAAACGGGAGTCGTCAGTCGGGTACGGAAGTTCGACCAAGACACCATTGGCGTACTTGGCCTCATCCGGATTGAACATCCCGGTGCGGATGCTCACGCGTAGACGTTTGCAGAGTGACTGCTGGGCTCGAAGTTTCTCAGCAGCCCTGGACGTGTAGGTGGCCACCGCCTCCTTGATTGGGGCCAGCTCAGTGAGCCGGGTACCGAACATGCGGCTGCAGCAAATTTCCTTCTTAGGTGGATCAGGGTCATCCAGCTCCAGGCAGGTGGTGCCGCCAAGCTCGCGCACGGTTTTTTCCAGCACAACGCTGAACTGCTTTCGGAGCGACCAAGCATCGGCGTGTGCCAGCTCCCATGCGGTACGAATATCGATAGCCGCTAGGTGGGCGGAGAGGCGACGACCAATGCCCCAAACATCCCCCGCATCGCATTTCTTGAGCACCCAGTTGCGCTTCACCTCATCGCGCAGGTCTACGACGCCACCGGTATGGCTCTGCCATTTTTTGGCAGCATGATTGGCTAGCTTGGCGAGGGTCTTCGTTGACGCGATGCCGACGCCGACTGGGATGCCGGTTTTCCGATAAACCTCCGCGCGAATTTTCCGGCCTAATCGCTCTAGGTCACCCGGCATGCCAGTGAGCTCAGCGAAGGCTTCGTCAATGCTGTATACCTCTGCAACCGGTACCATTGATTCAATGACCGTCATGACTCGCTCGGACATGTCACCATAGAGCTCGTAGTTCGACGAGCAAGCCACTATGCCGTGCTTGCGAAGTTTGTCTTTGATCT
The Pseudomonas sp. KU43P genome window above contains:
- a CDS encoding Y-family DNA polymerase yields the protein MTKPERVFALIDCNSFYASCERVFRLDIRNKPVVVLSNNDGCVIARSADAKPFVKMGEPYFQIKDKLRKHGIVACSSNYELYGDMSERVMTVIESMVPVAEVYSIDEAFAELTGMPGDLERLGRKIRAEVYRKTGIPVGVGIASTKTLAKLANHAAKKWQSHTGGVVDLRDEVKRNWVLKKCDAGDVWGIGRRLSAHLAAIDIRTAWELAHADAWSLRKQFSVVLEKTVRELGGTTCLELDDPDPPKKEICCSRMFGTRLTELAPIKEAVATYTSRAAEKLRAQQSLCKRLRVSIRTGMFNPDEAKYANGVLVELPYPTDDSRLLTKAAQEGVERVYREGFRYSKAEVLLLDLSQPNEITGDLFAAAQPVASEKLMGVLDAVNGRWGRGTMRLASVPVDPTWGMRREMMSQSFTTRVDELWTVYCK